The sequence below is a genomic window from Candidatus Auribacterota bacterium.
GTCGATTATGCAGATTATCGTACAGCCACTGATGCACGCGGACTTGACTATTGATATTTTAGATACGCAAAGCCCACGAGCACCTGATTGACCCCGCCCGGCGGGGTTAATCAGAGAGATCAGGTGCAAACAGGAAAGCTGCGAAGCTATTGATATATTCACATTAGAAGCAAGCCCCGCCGTGATCCGTGATAATCCGCGCAGATCCGCGGCTAATCATTTGGCAATTAAGCTTCGTGTGCTCCGTATTCCTGCCTGCAGGCAGGCAGGTCCGTGGTGGAAACATGCCCTTTATTTATCGCGCTGCTCCCTGGTGGCGGCGATCGCCAGCCGCGTGAGGCCATGCGCGCGCGCCAGACTCATCACCGTGACCACCCGCCCATGGCTCACCTCACGGTCCGCATCGAGCACGAGGAGTGTATCCGGCGCGACGGCCGCGAGCCTCGCGATATTCTCCCCCAGTGCCTCCTGCGTCACGCCCTCCCCCTGCCAGTACAGCGCGCCGGATTTATCAATCGTGACCCTGATCGCTCTCCCCTGCTCTATCGCTGCGGCAGAGGATTGCGGGAGGCTCACCCTGAGCACGGTGGGTAAAATCATGGAAGAGGAGAGCATGAAGAACAGCAGCAGGAGCAACACGCAATCAATGAGGGGCGCGATATCGAGCTGCCCCCGCGCTATTTCACAACGTCTTTTGAAGATCATCGTGCGCTTCTAAAAATGAAGCCCCCCTGCGCATGGTACCCATGCTGTTACAGGATCCCTCCCTCCCCGCGAGCGGGCGTCCCGCTCAGCGGGACGGTCTTCCGGCGAACGGAGAAATCAAACGGAGATTGCGATGACCGCGTTGGTGCGCCCGTGCTCACCAACGCGCACGCGGATCGCCGCGTTCATCTGGAATCAGCGAATCACACAACGGTTTTTCTCCCGGTCAGCCTTTTCACAATCCAGTAGGATCCCGCCGCGATCGCGATAAATGAAATGCCCCCGACCCCTCCCACCCACCGGGAAATGATCGCCGCGATCGCGAGGGCGGTTACCAGGGGCATCCAATCCGCTTTGGTAAATACCTTTTTATCCTTCATGTGCTGGCTCCGGTACAGGAGCACGATCCCGATGCCGCTGAAGACAATATTGGGCAGCCAGGCCGCGGCCCACGGCAGGAGCGTTCCCCTTCGCCCCAGGGCGAGGCTCAGCATCAGGAAGGTATAGTACGACATGAAAAGTGCAATGCTCATACCGACGCTCCCCGCCGCGCCTCCGCGAGAAGCCCCCACCGCGAGCGGGATGGAGATGAGGAAAATCATGATCCCGACAAACGGGAAGGCGATCTTGTAGCGAAGGTCAACGAGCTTGCGCCCATAGATATCGGAATCGGGGGGATAAAACGCCATGTTCCGGCTCAGCTCGCGGTAGCTCATCGAGACCGAGTCCTTCTGACTGCTCAGAAAATCATCCGGTTTTTCATTGAACGCGAACCGCCGTTTGGTGAACCCCTCCTCCGTGCCGCGGATGCGCCCGCTGCTGTCGTATCGTTGGATTGTCCCGTCAACGAGCCACCATTCCCCGTCAAGAAAAGAAGCCCTCGCCGCGGAGATCTTCTCGATCACCTGGCGGTTCTGCAGGTTGCGGACGCTCACCTCGTAGATGGTCTGGCTCCCCGCCTTCCAGCGCCCCGCCCAGGCGCGTTCCGCGAGCGGGTTGTAGAACGCGATCGGCTGCAGTTTCTGCTCGTCTTTATTGCGGCTATGCTCCTCGATGAGCTTTTCAGATTTGGCATACGCCTCCGGGGCGAAGTTATCGTTCAAATAGAAGAGGAGCGCCGTGAAGAGCACGCCCAGGATCAAGAAGGGGAGCGTGATCCTGTACATGCTGATGCCGGTGGCGCGCATCGCCGTGATCTCACTGTGCCTGCTGAGCGAGCCGAGACAGTAGATCACGGCGAGCAGGATCGAGAGGGGGATGACGTTGACCAGCACGAGCGGCAATTGGATGCGATAGTACGTGATGAGCATGGACAGGGGTATCTTCTCCTCAATATAGTTGTCCAGGTGCGCGGAGAGATCGTAGATCACGTACACAAGGAGAAACGCCGCGAGGCAGTACACGAGCGGGACGATAAACTCGCGGATAAGGTAGCGATCGAGAATCTTCATCATCCCTCATCTCCTCGACAGGCGGTAGGTGAGCGCCGGGCCGAGCACCGCAAAAACGATATTGGGGACCCAGAGGAGCAGATACGGATGCAGCTCGCTCCTGGTCTGCAGCGCCTCCACGCAGATAATGAACGAGTAGTTGAGCGCCACGAGCATGAGGCTGATGGCCCCGCCGATCGACGTCTCGGCCCTGCGGGTGGTAATGCCCAGCGGCATCCCGATCAGCACGAACGCGAGCGGGCAGAAGGTGAACACAAACCGCTCGCTCATTTCGGTGAGCATCATGCTGATCCTTCGCCTGATGTCCCTCTTCATCATGGGGCTCGCCCCGGCGAGCATCCCCCTGAACCGCTTCAGCCTTCCGACCAGCTCAACGATCGTATAGTCGGACATCTTCTTGGGAACTCCGGCCTCCTCTTCCTCGATCCCCATCTTCACGATGTAGGTCTTGAACGTCGCGGAGATCGACGTAGCCTCTCCCTCCTTCCGCGGTTCCTCCATGGTGCCGTCATAGAGCTTGAAAATAATCTGGCCTCCGGTATCCGAGGCGATCTCGCCGCTGCTTGCCTTGATGAACCGCGTACCCGCGTCCAGCAGTTTTTCATAAATGATGACGTCTTTAAAAACCTTTTTGTCTTTCTGCCCGATGTAAAACTGATACGGTTTGAAGTAGTCGATGAATACCCCCGGCTCCAGGAGCGCGGAAGGGCTTTGTTCCCCGACCTGGTAACGCAGGCGCCTCAAGGCGTAGTGCGCCCGGGGGGAAATACTCGCGTTCACCACCCAGCATACCGCGGTGAGGGCGACGGCGATCGCAATCCCGGTCTGAAAAATCTTATAGTAGCTTATGCCGCACGCCCGCATGGCGGTAATTTCGTTGTCCGCCGAGAGCCGCCCAAAGCTCAGGAGGCACGCGGTGAGGATCGCCATGGGGATGGAAAACGAGAGGAGGTACGGGATGAAGCTGAGGAAGAGCCTTATGATCAGGCCTGTGGCGACGCCGCGCTCCAGCAGTTCGAGAAGCCTGAGCACGTTCCCCATGAGCAGGATGAAGGTGAAGACTACGAGGGCGATAAAAAAGTTTCTGAGCAACTGACCCCCGATATACGAGTGAAGAATTTTCACGATGGAAATTTCCCCTCGCCCTCTCCGCCTTCAGAGGAGATCTCAATAACCGCCGTGGCCCCGAGTTCCATGTCGAGCACGATGCTATTCACGCGGGAGACGAGGTAATTGTAGGCAACATACGAGGGGATTGCCACCACGAGCCCGGCCGCGGTGGTGAGCAGCGCCTCCCAGATCCCTCCCGCAAGATCCCCCGGGTTGACGACGCCGCCATGGAGCTGGATCTGCTGAAAAGCCCTGATCATGCCGGTCACCGTTCCCAAAAGTCCCAGCAGGGGGGAGACATGGGCAACCGTCGCCAGCACCGGCAGATTCTTCTCCAGGAGGGGGATCTCGTGCACACCGGCATCCTCGACAGCCCCCTTGATCTCCGCGCGGCTCCTCCCCCGGGCGCTCAATGCGGCGCGAAGAATTGACGCGACAGGCCCCGGCGTCGCATCACAGAGGGCGACCGCCTCCTCGGCCTTGGATTCGGCGAGGAGCGCCCTGACCCGCTCCATGAATGCGCGGCCATTGACCCCCGCGCGGGAGAGGTGGAAGAGGCGCTCGATAAATACCGCGAGGGCAAGAATCGAGCAGCCCAGGATGGGCCACATAACCGGCCCCCCCTTCTCCAGCAGTAGTAGTCCGTTCACTCCCTTCGTCCCCCTCCGATCGCGCGATGGCACTCGCCACTGCCCCGCACTGTGTCATCACTATACCGATTGGCCCGCCGCAGGGCAAGAAAATTTTCCCGAGGGGCGCCGAAAGTGATACCATGGTGCGCTCCGAGTCCATGCTTCGTCCGGTGAGCCCATGCATGACGCAACCCCCCGCGCAGTCATAACTGATTTTTTTCAAAAAAGAGAGGCGAGCCATCGGGTGGATGTCCTCGTCCTGCTCATTCTCTTCGGCGTGGCCCTCTTTCAATCCCTTGGGAGGCTCCCGCTCATCGAGCCGGACGAGGGACGCTACGCGGAGATACCGCGGGAGATGCTCGAACACAACGACTTCCTCACCCCGCGCCTCAACTACGTGAAGTATTTCGAGAAGCCCCCGCTGTATTACTGGCTGAACTGCATCTCGTTCAGCCTGTTCGGCCAGAACGAATTCGCCTCGCGTTTCTTCAGCGCCCTGTCCGCGCTCCTCGGGATTCTGCTCACCTACCAGATCGGCCGCGCGGTATTCGGGAGGAGAGAGGGCCTGCTGGCGGCCATGGTCCTCGGCACCTCCATGGGCTACCTTGTCCAGGGGAGACTCAACACTACCGATATGGCGTTGAGCCTGTTCATGACGGCAACCCTCGGCTTCTTCCTCCTGGCTTCCGGACAGGATGCGCACAGGCGGACCCTCTACTTTTACCTCTCCTCCGCATGCGCCGCCCTCGCGGTGCTCACCAAGGGGCCCATCGGGATCATTCTCCCTGGAGCTATAATCGCTCTCTACCTTGCAGCTGGAAACCGGTGGAGCTCCCTGAGAGTGATTCCACGTGCGCGGGGAATCGCCATCTTCCTCCTCCTGTCCGCTCCCTGGTTCATTCTCGTGTCAATCAGGAATCCGGAGTTCCCCAGGTTCTTTTTTGTCACCATGCACCTGCAGCGCTTCCTCGCCCCCGATGAGCATTTCAAACCCCTCTGGTTCTTTATCCCCATCCTGCTGGGATTCATGTTCCCCTGGTCGTGCTTCTTGCCGGCTGCCGCCAGCCGTTTCTGGAATGGGAGGGGCGAGAACGGAGCAGCGTGCCGCTCTTTCCTCTGGCTCTGGCTGATCGTCATCTTCTGTTTCTTTTCCCTCTCAAGGTCAAAGCTTGTCACCTACATCCTTCCCTCCTTCCCCGCGGTCGCGCTCCTCGTCGGCCAGGGGTTGTCCGGCGCCTGTGACGGCAATTTCAAAATCATCCGCCGCCAGGCGTATGCCGTGTGCCTCCTTCTCATAATCGGTGCGATCGGCATTGCGCTCTATCCTATGCTGGTCGCCACTCCACGGATCGCGCTGCATCACTGCGCCGTGATCGGCATGCTCCTCCTCGCGGAGGGGCTGCTCTGCCTCACCGCGGCCCGCAGGGGGGACACGGTGAAGCTCGTTATGGTCCTCTGCGCGATGTCGTATATCCTTGGAATAGTGGCGCCGCCCGGCGCATTCGAAATACTGGCATCAGAAAAATCAGAAAAGAAATTGGGACTGCTCGTCAGGGAACGGGCGTCACCCGAGGCGCTGGTGGCAAGTTATGGCTGGTACGATCAGGATCTCCCCTTTTATACACAGCGGAGGATCGCCGTGGTCGGCACGCGCGGCGAACTCGCATTCGGCAGCCGGCAGGAGCGCGGTTCTGCCTGGTTCCCCAGTTACGGTGAGTTCTCCCGGTTATGGGATTCAGGGCGCCCGATTTTCCTTCTGATCAAAAGGAGGGATATGCCGCTTTTCGACAAATCGGTAAAGGCGCCAATCAGGGTCCTGGGGAGGGAGGCGAAGAACGTGTTGATCACCAACCAGAAATAGATCTGATCGGGCATGCCTGTCTACAGCGATGGCGCGCGCGGGCATGGGGTTTTTAATTTATTATCCGGTGCTTTACCCCAGGTACTTTTTCAAATACCTTCCCGTGTGCGACCGCTCACATGACGCGATCAGCTCCGGAGGCCCCTCGGCGACGATAAAGCCGCCCTCCTCACCCCCTTCAGGGCCGAGATCGATAACCCAGTCCGCGCACTTGATCACCTCCATGTTGTGCTCCACGACGAGCACGGTGTTGCCTGCCCCCACGAGGCGCTGGAGGACATCGAGCAGCTTGTGGATATCGGCGAAGTGGAGGCCCGTGGTGGGCTCATCGAGAATGTACAGTGTGCGCCCCGTGGCCACCATGCCGAGCTCCCGCGCGAGCTTGACCCGCTGCGCCTCGCCGCCCGAGAGGGTGGTGGCCGATTGTCCGAGCTTGATATAGGAGAGCCCGACGTCGTTGAGAACCCCGAGCCGGCGCGCGAGGACGGGGATGTTCCGGAAGAAGAGGAGCGCCTCGTCGACGGTCATTTCCAGTACATCGGCAATATTTTTTCCCTTGAAACGGATCTCCAGCGTCTCGCGGTTATAGCGGCGCCCGCCGCACGCCTCACACGTTACGTACACATCCGGCAGGAAATGCATCTCGACCTTGAGCAGGCCGTCGCCGCGGCAGGCCTCGCAGCGCCCCCCCTTCACATTAAAACTGAAGCGCCCGGGCCCGTACCCGCGGGCTTTCGAATCGGGGTGGCGCGCAAAGAGGTCGCGGATATGCGTGTAGATCCCGGTGTAGGTGGCGGGATTGGAACGGGGCGTGCGGCCGATCGGTGACTGGTCTATCACGATCACCTTGTCAATCATCTCCAGTCCCTTCAGCCCGCGATGCTTCCCCGGGATCGGACGAGAGCCGTAGAGCTCCCGATCGAGGGCGCGCCTCAGGGTATCATCAACGAGGGAACTCTTGCCGGCGCCGGAAACACCGGTGACCACGCAGAAGAGCCCTATCGGGATGCGCACGTCGATATCTTTAAGATTATTGTGGGACGCGCCCAGGATTTCGAGTCGGCGAGACGGCGCGATGGCGCGCCGCCTTTCAGGCACGGATATGAAATGTTCCCCGGAGAGATACCGCCCGGTGAGCGAATCGGGAGCGTCGATAAGTTGTTCCACTGTTCCCTGTGCTACCACCCGCCCGCCGTGGACTCCCGCCCCCGGCCCGAGGTCAACAACGTGGTCGGCGGCCCTGATGGTCGCCTCGTCGTGCTCGATGACGATCACCGTGTTGCCCTGGTCGCGCAGTTTCATCAGCGTCTGGAGGAGCCGCTCATTGTCCCGCAGATGCAGGCCGATGCTCGGCTCGTCCAGGACGTAGAGCACGCCCACGAGCCCCGCGCCGATCTGCGTTGCGAGCCGCGTCCGCTGGCCCTCCCCTCCCGAGAGCGTGGAGCTCTCCCGGTCCAGCGCGAGGTAGTCCAGTCCCACGTACTCCAGGAAGCCGAGGCGCTCCCCGATCTCCCTCAGGAGATCCGCCCCCACCAGGCGGCCCCGCGAATCCAGTTGTATCCCCCCCACAAAGGCGAGCGCGTCACTGACGGCCATCGAGGTGAAATCGCTGATGGATTTACCCGCCACGGTCACCGCCAGGGCCTCCGCTCTCAACCTCCGGCCACCGCACGCCTCACAGGTCGACTCTCTCATGAATTCCTGCAGCTTTCCCCTCACGTAGGCGCTCTCCGACTGCCGGAAGCGTCGCTCGAGGTTATTGATGATGCCCTCGAAGGGAGCCTTCCGGACGAAGGGCCGACGGCCGCGCCAGTAGCGGAGGGTGATCGGCTCATCGCCCGAACCGCCCAGGAGGATCTCCTGCCACCGCTTCTCAAGCTTTTTAAATGGCACGTCGAGGCTGAAGCCGTAGTGCCTGGCGACGGCCCTGAGGAGGCTCTTGTAGTAGATGATGAGAGACCGGCCGCCATACCTCAACGGGGCGATCCCGCCGGCGGCCACCGTCCTCCTGGGATCGATCACCAGATCGAGATCGAACACAAGGCGGCGCCCCAGGCCATGGCACGCGGGGCACGCGCCGTGGGGGCTGTTGAATGAGAAGCCGGCGGGGCCGAGGTCCGCGTAGCTCAGGCCGCAGTCCGGGCAGAGCATCCGCTCGGTAAAAACCGTCTCTGCCGGCGGCGATGTCCTCACCGCGAGCGCCCGCCCCTCGCCCATCCGGAGGGCGAGCTCCATTGAATCGGTCAACCGGTTCTTGATCTTTCCGCTCACCGTGAGACGGTCAATCACCAGGTCGATGGTGTGCGCTTTACGGGCGTTCAGTTTCCCCACCTTCGCGAGCTCCGAGAGCGCCCCGTCAATCCGCACGCGGATG
It includes:
- a CDS encoding glycosyltransferase family 39 protein — protein: MHDATPRAVITDFFQKREASHRVDVLVLLILFGVALFQSLGRLPLIEPDEGRYAEIPREMLEHNDFLTPRLNYVKYFEKPPLYYWLNCISFSLFGQNEFASRFFSALSALLGILLTYQIGRAVFGRREGLLAAMVLGTSMGYLVQGRLNTTDMALSLFMTATLGFFLLASGQDAHRRTLYFYLSSACAALAVLTKGPIGIILPGAIIALYLAAGNRWSSLRVIPRARGIAIFLLLSAPWFILVSIRNPEFPRFFFVTMHLQRFLAPDEHFKPLWFFIPILLGFMFPWSCFLPAAASRFWNGRGENGAACRSFLWLWLIVIFCFFSLSRSKLVTYILPSFPAVALLVGQGLSGACDGNFKIIRRQAYAVCLLLIIGAIGIALYPMLVATPRIALHHCAVIGMLLLAEGLLCLTAARRGDTVKLVMVLCAMSYILGIVAPPGAFEILASEKSEKKLGLLVRERASPEALVASYGWYDQDLPFYTQRRIAVVGTRGELAFGSRQERGSAWFPSYGEFSRLWDSGRPIFLLIKRRDMPLFDKSVKAPIRVLGREAKNVLITNQK
- the uvrA gene encoding excinuclease ABC subunit UvrA, which codes for MDKIIIRGARQHNLKGVDLELPRNRLIVITGVSGSGKSSLALDTIYAEGQRKYVESLSAYARQFLEQMQKPDVDHIEGLSPAIAIQQRPLGATPRSTVATATEIHDYLRVLYSRLGVPHCVRCGKPLRRRTVQEMVDELLGWGEGTHFHLLARMVEGARGTHAELLGRLAQEGFIRVRIDGALSELAKVGKLNARKAHTIDLVIDRLTVSGKIKNRLTDSMELALRMGEGRALAVRTSPPAETVFTERMLCPDCGLSYADLGPAGFSFNSPHGACPACHGLGRRLVFDLDLVIDPRRTVAAGGIAPLRYGGRSLIIYYKSLLRAVARHYGFSLDVPFKKLEKRWQEILLGGSGDEPITLRYWRGRRPFVRKAPFEGIINNLERRFRQSESAYVRGKLQEFMRESTCEACGGRRLRAEALAVTVAGKSISDFTSMAVSDALAFVGGIQLDSRGRLVGADLLREIGERLGFLEYVGLDYLALDRESSTLSGGEGQRTRLATQIGAGLVGVLYVLDEPSIGLHLRDNERLLQTLMKLRDQGNTVIVIEHDEATIRAADHVVDLGPGAGVHGGRVVAQGTVEQLIDAPDSLTGRYLSGEHFISVPERRRAIAPSRRLEILGASHNNLKDIDVRIPIGLFCVVTGVSGAGKSSLVDDTLRRALDRELYGSRPIPGKHRGLKGLEMIDKVIVIDQSPIGRTPRSNPATYTGIYTHIRDLFARHPDSKARGYGPGRFSFNVKGGRCEACRGDGLLKVEMHFLPDVYVTCEACGGRRYNRETLEIRFKGKNIADVLEMTVDEALLFFRNIPVLARRLGVLNDVGLSYIKLGQSATTLSGGEAQRVKLARELGMVATGRTLYILDEPTTGLHFADIHKLLDVLQRLVGAGNTVLVVEHNMEVIKCADWVIDLGPEGGEEGGFIVAEGPPELIASCERSHTGRYLKKYLG
- a CDS encoding MotA/TolQ/ExbB proton channel family protein — protein: MNGLLLLEKGGPVMWPILGCSILALAVFIERLFHLSRAGVNGRAFMERVRALLAESKAEEAVALCDATPGPVASILRAALSARGRSRAEIKGAVEDAGVHEIPLLEKNLPVLATVAHVSPLLGLLGTVTGMIRAFQQIQLHGGVVNPGDLAGGIWEALLTTAAGLVVAIPSYVAYNYLVSRVNSIVLDMELGATAVIEISSEGGEGEGKFPS
- a CDS encoding LptF/LptG family permease is translated as MMKILDRYLIREFIVPLVYCLAAFLLVYVIYDLSAHLDNYIEEKIPLSMLITYYRIQLPLVLVNVIPLSILLAVIYCLGSLSRHSEITAMRATGISMYRITLPFLILGVLFTALLFYLNDNFAPEAYAKSEKLIEEHSRNKDEQKLQPIAFYNPLAERAWAGRWKAGSQTIYEVSVRNLQNRQVIEKISAARASFLDGEWWLVDGTIQRYDSSGRIRGTEEGFTKRRFAFNEKPDDFLSSQKDSVSMSYRELSRNMAFYPPDSDIYGRKLVDLRYKIAFPFVGIMIFLISIPLAVGASRGGAAGSVGMSIALFMSYYTFLMLSLALGRRGTLLPWAAAWLPNIVFSGIGIVLLYRSQHMKDKKVFTKADWMPLVTALAIAAIISRWVGGVGGISFIAIAAGSYWIVKRLTGRKTVV
- a CDS encoding LptF/LptG family permease; translated protein: MKILHSYIGGQLLRNFFIALVVFTFILLMGNVLRLLELLERGVATGLIIRLFLSFIPYLLSFSIPMAILTACLLSFGRLSADNEITAMRACGISYYKIFQTGIAIAVALTAVCWVVNASISPRAHYALRRLRYQVGEQSPSALLEPGVFIDYFKPYQFYIGQKDKKVFKDVIIYEKLLDAGTRFIKASSGEIASDTGGQIIFKLYDGTMEEPRKEGEATSISATFKTYIVKMGIEEEEAGVPKKMSDYTIVELVGRLKRFRGMLAGASPMMKRDIRRRISMMLTEMSERFVFTFCPLAFVLIGMPLGITTRRAETSIGGAISLMLVALNYSFIICVEALQTRSELHPYLLLWVPNIVFAVLGPALTYRLSRR
- a CDS encoding biopolymer transporter ExbD, yielding MIFKRRCEIARGQLDIAPLIDCVLLLLLFFMLSSSMILPTVLRVSLPQSSAAAIEQGRAIRVTIDKSGALYWQGEGVTQEALGENIARLAAVAPDTLLVLDADREVSHGRVVTVMSLARAHGLTRLAIAATREQRDK